The window GGCATTCCCCAAAAACAGCTCGAGAAAATTTTTGAACCGTTGTATAGCACCAAAGCTTTTGGTATCGGTTTGGGCTTGCCGATCGTTAAACAAATTGTCGAAAGCCACAGCGGAACAATAACGATCAATAGCATCACGGGAAAAGGAACAACCGTTAATATTAGTTTACCTGTTTATCAAAACGAGAAAAAAGAGAATGTGGGCAGAAAGAGGATTGAATTACCGTAATGGTATTGAAAAGCAGATAATAAACTATTGTTTATTATCTGTTTACATGTTGTGTTTGTGGCAATTTAACGATTTGCTCGCAGATGAGCAATTGCTGAAATTCAAACGGCTTTCCGTTTCGGAAGGACTTTCCCAAAACACGGTAAATTGTATTCTGCAAGATAGTTACGGCTTTATCTGGCTGGGCACAGATGACGGATTAAACCGTTATGACGGCTACGAATTCCGGAAATATTACCACAATCCGGCAGACACCACCAGCATATCGGATAACAACATCAGATGCATGATCGAAATGCCCGGCAACAAAATTTGGGTGGGTACGCTTGCCGGCGGAATTTCTATTCTGGACAACGAAACCGGGAAATTTTCAAAGTATAATTTGGATATTGAATATAGCAATCAAAATATCCTCAATGGTGTTTTCGCCATTCACCGTGATCGGTTTCAAAAATTGTGGGTGATGCACACCAATGGATTGATTCGGTTTGAAATGGACGGCGATAGCCTTTCTGATCCACAATATTTTTGGTTCAATGAAATCGTTTCCTCGGCGTATTTTCAACATTTTACGGTCGATAAAAACGGTGATGCCTGGGTTTTAAAAAATAGAAAATTATTCTCACTGGATATCGCCACCGGCAGATTTTTGCAATATCATAAAAACCCTAACCACAGGTTTAATAAATATTTATGCGATTTTTTATATAGCGATAAAAGCGCACGCCTTTGGATGACCAAATCCACAGAATCCGGTGAAAACGAAATTTGCGAATTCAATTTTGATGAAAACCGATGGGAAAAATTCATCCAAACCGATGAGAAAAAGTTTTTTGGCGCATTGGA of the Calditrichia bacterium genome contains:
- a CDS encoding HAMP domain-containing histidine kinase, giving the protein GIPQKQLEKIFEPLYSTKAFGIGLGLPIVKQIVESHSGTITINSITGKGTTVNISLPVYQNEKKENVGRKRIELP